One segment of Pyrococcus sp. ST04 DNA contains the following:
- the thrC gene encoding threonine synthase, translating into MVLRCIRCGREYPEDEVRYRCECGGLLEVVIDLDKVDTNIFDGKNVTLWKYESWLPVKKRVTLNEGGTPLYKLENLGKDLGIRELYAKNEGANPTGSFKDRGMTVGVSKALELGMDKVICASTGNTSASLAAYAAKAGIKAYVLVPSGKIALGKLAQAIIYGAQVVPVKGNFDDALRIVVEASSKLGVYMLNSINPFRLEGQKTIAYEIYDQLQEVPDNVVLPVGNAGNISAIWKGFKELYEAGVIDKLPRMIGIQAEGASPLAKAWKEKREFRPEERPETVATAIRIGNPANWPKAWKAVEESGGTFESVSDKEILEAQRLLASREGLFVEPASAASLAGLIKLLKNGEIEKDESYVLITTGHGLKDPNIVIDNFRLPEPIEPTLEAFRRVMK; encoded by the coding sequence ATGGTTTTGAGATGCATTAGGTGTGGTAGGGAATACCCCGAGGATGAGGTAAGGTACAGGTGCGAGTGCGGAGGATTGCTAGAGGTTGTAATAGACTTGGACAAAGTTGATACTAACATATTTGACGGCAAAAATGTAACCTTGTGGAAGTATGAGAGCTGGCTCCCCGTTAAGAAAAGGGTAACCTTGAATGAGGGGGGAACACCTCTCTACAAGCTTGAAAACCTCGGAAAGGATTTGGGGATCAGGGAGCTCTATGCAAAAAATGAAGGGGCAAATCCAACTGGTTCCTTTAAAGATAGAGGAATGACTGTCGGGGTTTCAAAGGCATTGGAGCTTGGAATGGATAAAGTTATATGTGCGTCAACAGGGAATACCTCTGCATCCCTGGCTGCATACGCGGCAAAGGCTGGAATAAAAGCATATGTTCTTGTACCGAGTGGGAAGATAGCCCTCGGAAAACTTGCACAGGCAATAATATACGGAGCCCAGGTAGTTCCCGTCAAGGGTAACTTTGACGATGCTCTCAGAATAGTTGTTGAGGCCAGCTCAAAGCTTGGGGTTTACATGTTGAACTCTATAAACCCCTTCAGACTCGAAGGACAGAAGACTATAGCATATGAAATTTATGACCAGCTTCAGGAGGTTCCCGACAACGTTGTCCTCCCAGTAGGAAACGCTGGAAACATTTCAGCAATATGGAAGGGCTTCAAGGAGCTTTACGAGGCTGGAGTAATCGACAAGTTGCCCAGGATGATAGGTATCCAGGCAGAAGGGGCTTCTCCTTTAGCGAAAGCATGGAAGGAGAAGAGAGAGTTCAGACCAGAAGAAAGGCCAGAAACTGTTGCCACTGCTATAAGAATAGGAAATCCAGCAAATTGGCCAAAGGCGTGGAAGGCTGTTGAAGAGTCGGGAGGAACCTTTGAGAGTGTAAGCGATAAGGAAATTTTAGAGGCTCAGAGACTTTTGGCTTCAAGAGAGGGACTCTTTGTCGAGCCAGCTTCTGCAGCATCTCTGGCTGGCTTAATTAAGCTCCTTAAGAATGGAGAAATAGAGAAAGATGAGAGCTACGTTCTCATAACTACAGGTCACGGACTAAAAGACCCGAATATAGTTATCGACAACTTTAGGCTTCCTGAACCGATAGAGCCAACCTTAGAGGCATTTAGGAGGGTTATGAAATGA
- a CDS encoding homoserine kinase: protein MKVYAPATIANFGPGFDVFGMAIERPGDEIIAKESDDFSIEVIGYSVPADDNNVALVAAKALFKLAGVEGGVRIKLKKGIRPRSGLGSSGASSLGGAVVAARILGIEDDALIIKAALEGEKKASGSPHGDNVIPSYYGGFTIIESLDPLRVHGIDISIKVAMVLPEVEVPTSEARKVLPKKIPIRDAVRNIAMASSLVLALKEGDLETVGRLLDDHIALPYRKALMPWFERVREAALNAGAYGVTVSGSGPAMFAVGENPREIAKAMGEAFEELGIKSEYWVTKTGRGAKWF from the coding sequence ATGAAGGTGTACGCTCCAGCGACGATAGCGAACTTTGGGCCAGGGTTTGATGTTTTTGGAATGGCAATAGAAAGGCCGGGGGATGAAATAATAGCCAAGGAAAGTGATGATTTTAGCATTGAAGTCATTGGATACAGCGTTCCGGCTGATGATAATAATGTAGCCCTTGTTGCTGCAAAGGCACTATTCAAGCTAGCTGGAGTAGAGGGTGGAGTACGAATAAAGCTGAAAAAAGGCATAAGACCTAGAAGTGGTCTTGGAAGCTCTGGGGCTTCCTCACTTGGAGGTGCCGTGGTAGCGGCTAGAATTCTGGGAATTGAAGATGACGCTTTAATAATCAAGGCGGCCTTAGAGGGTGAGAAAAAAGCATCAGGAAGTCCACATGGGGACAATGTCATACCTTCTTACTATGGAGGTTTCACGATAATAGAATCTCTGGATCCGCTTAGGGTTCATGGAATTGATATTAGCATAAAGGTTGCCATGGTGCTTCCTGAAGTTGAGGTTCCAACAAGCGAAGCACGGAAAGTTCTTCCCAAAAAGATACCGATAAGGGATGCCGTAAGAAACATAGCAATGGCATCAAGCCTTGTTCTGGCACTCAAAGAGGGAGACCTGGAAACGGTTGGCAGGTTGCTCGATGATCACATTGCCCTTCCTTACAGAAAAGCCCTAATGCCGTGGTTTGAGAGGGTGAGGGAAGCAGCCCTTAATGCTGGGGCCTATGGGGTAACAGTATCTGGTTCAGGACCAGCGATGTTTGCAGTTGGAGAGAACCCAAGAGAGATAGCCAAGGCAATGGGAGAAGCCTTTGAGGAACTTGGGATAAAGTCTGAGTATTGGGTAACAAAAACGGGACGGGGTGCAAAATGGTTTTGA
- a CDS encoding glycoside hydrolase family 130 protein: MRKFPFPILLPSSKGFDSKNTYNPGVIYHRGKFVMLYRAEGDDNVTGRIGLAISEDGITFLKHPEPVLEPEYSWERRGVEDPRIVRIGKKFIMTYTGYDGRRARLCLATSKNLVSWKKHGPIFDEFPQTKGWTKSGAILDKKVNGRYIMYFGDSNIWIAYSKDGITWEFEDEPVLGPRKGMFDERLVEPGPPPILLDDKIILLYNSADNSKVYRVGIAVFSKDNPRKLIARTENPILWPEYSWERYGHVNNVVFLESIVVLKDRILLYYGAADKYVGMAIWPSNIEKMISVFIGP, encoded by the coding sequence ATGAGAAAATTTCCTTTTCCAATTTTATTACCATCCTCAAAAGGTTTTGACTCGAAAAACACTTACAATCCAGGAGTAATATACCACAGAGGAAAATTCGTCATGCTTTATAGGGCTGAAGGAGATGACAACGTAACAGGGAGAATAGGGCTTGCAATCAGTGAGGATGGCATAACTTTCTTAAAACACCCAGAACCTGTGCTTGAGCCAGAATACAGCTGGGAGAGGAGGGGAGTTGAGGATCCAAGGATTGTAAGGATTGGAAAAAAGTTCATCATGACATACACTGGATATGACGGGAGGAGGGCAAGGCTCTGTTTAGCCACTTCAAAAAATTTAGTAAGCTGGAAAAAGCATGGGCCAATTTTTGATGAATTTCCTCAAACCAAAGGATGGACAAAAAGTGGGGCAATACTGGACAAGAAGGTTAACGGGAGATACATAATGTACTTTGGAGACTCTAACATTTGGATCGCATATTCAAAGGACGGGATAACGTGGGAATTTGAAGATGAACCCGTTCTTGGGCCGAGAAAAGGAATGTTCGACGAGAGATTAGTCGAACCTGGCCCCCCACCAATTCTCTTAGATGACAAGATAATCCTCCTATATAATTCGGCGGACAACTCAAAAGTCTACAGGGTAGGAATAGCAGTGTTCTCAAAAGATAATCCAAGAAAATTAATCGCCCGAACCGAAAATCCCATTTTGTGGCCAGAGTATTCTTGGGAGCGTTATGGGCATGTTAATAATGTTGTCTTTTTGGAATCAATCGTGGTGCTAAAAGACAGAATCCTTCTATACTATGGAGCCGCAGACAAGTACGTTGGTATGGCTATTTGGCCCTCGAATATCGAGAAGATGATCTCAGTTTTTATAGGCCCATAA
- a CDS encoding ABC transporter ATP-binding protein, with product MSEPLLKVENLKKYFPIKRGIIETIKRAPIRYVKAVDGISFEIDRGEVLALIGESGCGKTTAGRTILRLIEPTDGRIIFDGVDITKLSREELRPYRRRMQIIFQDPYASLSPRMKIGDAIAHPLIIHGLADKEEAKEQALKMLRRVGLTPEEEFYDRYPHHLSGGQRQRVVIARAMILKPEFVVADEAVSMIDVSMRAAILDLLESFRKEYNLSQLFITHDIAVGRLIADRIAVMYLGKIVEIGPTEEVLKNPAHPYTMALIQAVPSIARKRKEKKIEITGEVPNAANPPSGCRFHPRCPFATDECKSKEPKLIEVSHNHFVACHHPLR from the coding sequence ATGAGTGAGCCTCTTCTCAAAGTTGAAAACCTAAAGAAGTACTTTCCGATAAAGAGGGGGATTATAGAGACAATAAAAAGAGCCCCTATCAGGTACGTTAAGGCCGTTGATGGGATAAGCTTTGAAATAGACAGAGGTGAGGTTCTGGCCCTAATCGGAGAAAGTGGATGTGGAAAAACAACCGCTGGAAGGACGATACTAAGACTCATAGAGCCAACAGATGGGAGAATAATATTTGACGGCGTTGACATAACAAAGCTCTCAAGGGAAGAATTGAGGCCTTACAGGAGAAGGATGCAGATAATATTCCAAGATCCATACGCCAGTTTGAGTCCGAGGATGAAAATAGGGGATGCAATAGCCCATCCCTTAATAATCCACGGGTTGGCAGATAAAGAAGAGGCCAAAGAGCAGGCCTTAAAGATGCTTAGAAGAGTAGGGCTGACTCCGGAAGAGGAATTCTACGACCGTTACCCCCATCACCTGAGCGGAGGTCAAAGGCAGAGAGTTGTCATAGCAAGAGCCATGATATTAAAGCCTGAATTCGTCGTCGCTGATGAGGCAGTTTCAATGATAGACGTATCTATGAGAGCAGCAATTCTTGATCTACTTGAGAGCTTCAGGAAGGAGTACAATTTAAGCCAATTGTTCATAACCCATGATATCGCAGTAGGGAGGCTGATAGCAGATAGAATAGCCGTCATGTACTTGGGTAAAATAGTTGAAATAGGGCCTACAGAAGAGGTCTTGAAAAATCCAGCCCACCCATACACAATGGCTCTCATCCAAGCGGTTCCTTCAATAGCCAGAAAGAGAAAGGAAAAGAAAATCGAGATAACTGGAGAAGTCCCAAATGCCGCTAACCCACCGAGTGGATGTAGGTTCCACCCAAGGTGCCCCTTTGCCACTGACGAATGCAAAAGCAAAGAACCAAAGCTCATTGAGGTTTCTCACAATCATTTCGTTGCCTGTCACCATCCTTTAAGGTGA
- a CDS encoding bifunctional L-myo-inositol-1-phosphate cytidylyltransferase/CDP-L-myo-inositol myo-inositolphosphotransferase, with the protein MKGVILAAGYGTRMGEKPKGLIRVAGRELIYRTMKNLQKFGINEFIIVTNEKYRDLYEDFVKKHGFNAKVIVNPSPERGNGYSLHVAKGHVTGKFVLVMSDHVYEERFYELALKGEGLIADRRPKVVDVEEATKVKVKDGRVEDIGKELKSWDAIDTGFFVLDDSIFSITEKLSKEREVIELRDVIKEARVKVTFVDGLYWMDVDTPEEVKLARKIIVYSSVKGVGDGFISRHVNRKISTRISVLLVEHFTPNQLTIITFLFGIFSGLVNFFSVPLAGILYQISSILDGVDGEIARARMQTSRFGGYFDSILDRYVDFTFLLTLAYVTLREPLWWAIAALAIFSSAMVSYSTERFKGAYCADAYKAIPALRKVPGKRDERIFVTMIFTLLGWVKPLFALLAIWSTLRVAITVFLVRRGVND; encoded by the coding sequence GTGAAGGGCGTAATACTGGCTGCGGGATACGGTACCAGAATGGGAGAAAAGCCAAAAGGTTTAATCAGGGTTGCTGGGAGAGAGCTGATTTATAGAACGATGAAGAATCTTCAGAAGTTTGGAATAAACGAGTTCATAATAGTGACGAACGAAAAGTACAGAGATCTCTATGAGGATTTTGTAAAAAAGCATGGATTCAATGCAAAAGTGATAGTTAACCCAAGTCCAGAGAGAGGCAATGGGTACTCACTGCACGTAGCGAAGGGACACGTAACTGGAAAATTCGTCCTCGTGATGAGTGACCATGTTTATGAGGAAAGGTTCTATGAGCTGGCTCTCAAGGGGGAGGGGCTAATAGCTGATAGAAGGCCCAAGGTTGTGGACGTTGAGGAAGCAACAAAGGTAAAGGTGAAGGACGGTAGGGTTGAGGACATAGGAAAGGAACTTAAATCCTGGGATGCCATTGATACTGGATTCTTTGTTCTAGACGACTCAATTTTCTCGATAACTGAGAAGTTATCTAAGGAAAGAGAAGTTATTGAGCTTAGGGATGTTATTAAGGAGGCCAGAGTAAAAGTTACCTTTGTCGATGGCCTCTACTGGATGGACGTTGATACCCCCGAAGAAGTTAAGCTTGCTAGGAAGATAATAGTATATTCCTCTGTGAAGGGAGTGGGAGACGGCTTTATAAGCAGGCATGTAAACAGGAAAATCTCTACCCGAATTTCTGTCCTTTTAGTGGAGCACTTCACACCAAACCAACTTACAATAATAACATTCCTGTTTGGAATATTCTCTGGACTGGTAAACTTTTTCAGCGTTCCTCTCGCTGGGATTTTATATCAAATAAGCTCTATCCTGGATGGTGTTGATGGAGAGATAGCAAGGGCGAGAATGCAAACAAGCAGATTTGGAGGGTATTTTGATTCGATACTTGACAGGTACGTCGACTTTACGTTTCTGTTAACTTTGGCATACGTGACGTTAAGGGAACCTCTGTGGTGGGCCATAGCAGCCCTTGCAATATTCTCATCTGCAATGGTTAGCTACTCTACTGAAAGGTTTAAGGGAGCATATTGCGCCGATGCATACAAGGCTATCCCAGCACTGAGGAAGGTTCCGGGGAAGAGGGATGAGAGAATATTTGTAACAATGATATTCACCCTTTTGGGATGGGTAAAACCTCTCTTCGCCCTACTGGCAATCTGGAGCACGTTGAGAGTTGCAATAACAGTATTCCTAGTGAGGAGGGGTGTAAATGATTAA
- a CDS encoding ZPR1 zinc finger domain-containing protein, which yields MEEELKPERIQEFKVGDCPICGGKGTLKVIQFIHKIPYFGEVMESTLICERCGYKSADIMILEEREPRLYEVKVEEEKDLFTRVVRSKSGTIELEELGIKIEPGPAAEGFVSNIEGVLERAKDVLLMARDFKEQENDEEAVKRIDELLNYIEEVKEGKKPLTVRIMDPFGNSALIGDKVKSRRLTKEEIKKLSTGPYIIIEPEESPQQ from the coding sequence ATGGAGGAAGAGCTAAAACCCGAGAGAATTCAGGAGTTTAAGGTAGGAGACTGTCCCATATGTGGAGGCAAGGGAACTCTTAAGGTAATCCAGTTCATCCACAAAATCCCCTACTTTGGTGAGGTCATGGAATCGACACTAATCTGCGAGAGATGTGGCTACAAGAGTGCGGATATAATGATACTTGAAGAGAGGGAGCCAAGACTCTATGAAGTTAAGGTTGAGGAAGAGAAGGACCTATTCACCAGGGTAGTTAGGAGTAAGAGTGGAACAATAGAGCTTGAAGAGCTTGGAATAAAAATAGAGCCGGGACCAGCTGCAGAGGGGTTTGTGAGCAACATAGAGGGAGTTCTAGAGAGGGCTAAAGATGTTCTTCTAATGGCAAGAGACTTCAAAGAGCAAGAAAACGACGAAGAGGCTGTCAAGAGAATTGACGAACTTTTGAACTATATAGAGGAAGTTAAAGAAGGAAAGAAACCGCTAACAGTTAGGATAATGGATCCCTTCGGAAATAGTGCATTAATCGGAGACAAAGTTAAGAGCAGAAGGCTAACAAAGGAAGAAATTAAAAAGCTAAGCACCGGCCCTTACATTATCATTGAACCAGAGGAATCTCCTCAGCAATGA
- a CDS encoding aspartate kinase gives MVYKPFVIKFGGSSVRYAFEEALSLVRHISEGRPVVVVVSALKGVTDALIRLADGDEKALLEVLEIHEQILQETGVSIDHLFQELEKTVNAKRLFPSRESYVDAVATFGERISAEIFAEGLRLIGVEARAVDSKDVLVAKGNFGNAEVDFERSMRRIPVLIKLLRKGIIPVVTGYYGDLNGLRATFGRGGSDYSATSLASLLNARAVVIMSDVEGIYTADPRLVPEAKLIPYLSYEEASTAAKLGMKALHWRAIDPVEGRMPVILGKTKDWRFGTLVFEDSSEMPIVVHRVLGDEAEISVVSRKAPEIPYKPVEEGPNYIKIRVPREEFVYVLREVHRMVIDNEGVRSSDDSELWARV, from the coding sequence GTGGTGTACAAACCCTTCGTTATTAAGTTTGGAGGAAGCTCAGTAAGATACGCCTTTGAAGAGGCACTTAGCCTTGTAAGGCACATTTCTGAAGGGAGACCAGTAGTTGTCGTTGTTTCGGCACTGAAGGGAGTTACAGATGCATTAATAAGATTGGCAGATGGGGACGAGAAAGCGCTTCTCGAAGTTTTGGAGATACATGAGCAGATTCTTCAGGAGACGGGAGTCAGTATAGACCACTTATTCCAAGAGCTCGAGAAGACGGTAAACGCTAAAAGACTGTTCCCTTCCCGCGAGTCGTACGTTGATGCAGTTGCAACTTTCGGAGAGAGAATTTCGGCCGAGATATTTGCAGAGGGGCTCAGGCTTATAGGAGTCGAGGCAAGGGCGGTGGACTCCAAGGATGTCTTAGTTGCCAAGGGAAACTTTGGAAATGCTGAGGTTGACTTTGAAAGAAGCATGAGAAGGATTCCGGTTCTGATTAAGTTGCTTAGAAAAGGCATCATTCCAGTTGTAACTGGATACTATGGGGATCTCAACGGCCTGAGGGCGACTTTTGGAAGGGGAGGGAGTGACTACTCTGCAACTTCTCTTGCATCACTACTCAACGCTAGGGCGGTTGTTATAATGAGCGATGTGGAAGGAATATACACGGCAGACCCCAGACTTGTCCCAGAGGCTAAGCTTATTCCCTATCTATCGTATGAGGAAGCAAGCACCGCCGCCAAGCTTGGAATGAAGGCTCTTCACTGGAGGGCAATTGACCCAGTAGAAGGGAGGATGCCCGTGATTCTCGGGAAGACAAAGGACTGGAGATTTGGAACCCTTGTATTTGAGGACAGCAGTGAGATGCCGATAGTCGTTCATAGGGTTCTTGGAGACGAAGCTGAAATCTCTGTTGTCTCCAGAAAAGCCCCAGAGATCCCGTATAAACCGGTAGAAGAGGGGCCAAATTACATAAAGATTAGAGTTCCAAGGGAGGAGTTTGTTTATGTCCTTAGAGAAGTTCATAGGATGGTGATTGACAATGAAGGTGTACGCTCCAGCGACGATAGCGAACTTTGGGCCAGGGTTTGA
- a CDS encoding class I SAM-dependent methyltransferase, translated as MIKEDHVKLAEDMIRKGYDEKRIRKALKLPEEEFKLVLEVAKARIRAKDKFSRDDLWFDLEGLRYATHEVVADYRGRRLKDQGVKSVADVSCGVGIQLIFFAKYGIRAVGVDIDPIKIEFAKRNAEKYGVNVEFIIGDSLSPEIIEKIDADVIFSDPARPPEVPERNLEDLLPSPLKVYEAYKEKTDAFIFDLPPQIRREKVPWKGEFEYIDLFGHVNRLTFYTEPLAKAERSAVILPKGARLESDPSLENIVQETATPERYLYEIPQGIDYADLINELFHKVGGELKLLLREKRRVLATSMDEIKSEYFKRAYVVVATMPFHPVRINDFLRKEGYGRATLRMSVSENEYWKIRRKIEANLKGEKRAFVFKVGDLAVIAEEIPLVQ; from the coding sequence ATGATTAAGGAGGATCATGTTAAGTTGGCTGAAGATATGATTAGGAAGGGGTATGATGAAAAGAGAATTAGAAAGGCCTTAAAATTGCCGGAAGAAGAGTTTAAACTAGTATTAGAGGTTGCAAAGGCTAGAATAAGGGCTAAAGATAAATTTTCGAGAGATGACTTATGGTTTGATCTCGAGGGGTTGAGGTATGCGACGCACGAGGTCGTTGCTGACTACCGAGGAAGGAGGCTAAAGGATCAGGGTGTGAAGAGCGTAGCTGACGTTTCCTGTGGGGTAGGGATACAGTTAATATTCTTCGCTAAATATGGAATCAGGGCAGTGGGTGTGGATATAGACCCGATTAAAATAGAGTTTGCAAAGAGGAATGCTGAGAAGTATGGAGTTAACGTGGAGTTCATTATTGGGGACTCACTTAGTCCTGAGATAATTGAAAAAATTGATGCAGATGTAATATTTTCAGATCCGGCAAGACCGCCCGAAGTTCCAGAAAGAAATCTTGAAGATTTGCTTCCAAGTCCATTAAAGGTGTATGAGGCCTATAAAGAGAAAACCGACGCGTTCATATTTGACCTGCCTCCCCAAATAAGGAGGGAGAAGGTACCTTGGAAAGGAGAATTCGAATACATTGATCTTTTTGGACACGTTAACAGGTTGACCTTTTACACGGAACCTCTGGCTAAAGCTGAAAGGAGTGCCGTTATACTTCCGAAGGGTGCAAGACTGGAGAGCGATCCTAGTCTAGAAAATATAGTCCAGGAAACAGCTACTCCTGAAAGATACCTCTATGAAATTCCGCAGGGAATTGATTACGCCGATTTGATAAATGAGCTCTTCCATAAGGTTGGAGGAGAACTTAAACTTCTTTTAAGGGAAAAAAGGAGAGTTTTAGCAACAAGCATGGATGAGATTAAAAGCGAGTACTTCAAGAGAGCTTACGTTGTTGTTGCAACAATGCCCTTCCACCCAGTAAGGATAAACGATTTCTTAAGAAAGGAAGGCTATGGCAGAGCAACTTTGAGAATGAGCGTTTCAGAAAATGAATACTGGAAGATTAGAAGGAAAATAGAGGCAAATCTTAAGGGAGAAAAGAGGGCTTTTGTGTTTAAGGTTGGAGATCTTGCCGTCATTGCTGAGGAGATTCCTCTGGTTCAATGA
- the asd gene encoding aspartate-semialdehyde dehydrogenase: MKKVAVLGATGLVGRTFVKLLAGHPWFKVEELVASERSAGKKYGELVEDSPEEFRDFVVVSLNEFLENPNVDMVFNALPASISREVEEKLAEEIPVFTNARAHRYDEDVPILVPEVNKEHLEIIKIQQRNRGWKGFIVTNPNCSTAILTVSLAAIREFGIRKVRVATMQAISGAGFSGLSAFAIHDNVIPFISGEEWKIENESRKILGRISGDKIEPATFDISAIATRVPVIHGHTEAVFVELERGSVEEIREAFESFDPLKELSLPSYAKPIVYSEVPQPRLHRDRGRGLTVTVGRLEEINGGIKYVVLGHNLVRGAAGGSVLNAELAYKLGYL; the protein is encoded by the coding sequence ATGAAGAAGGTTGCAGTTCTGGGGGCAACAGGACTTGTTGGAAGAACGTTTGTGAAACTTCTTGCTGGCCATCCATGGTTTAAAGTTGAAGAGCTCGTTGCATCAGAGAGATCGGCTGGAAAAAAGTATGGGGAACTAGTTGAGGATTCGCCAGAGGAGTTCAGAGACTTTGTCGTCGTTAGCCTAAACGAGTTCCTAGAGAATCCCAATGTCGACATGGTATTCAATGCTCTTCCTGCCTCCATCTCAAGGGAAGTTGAGGAGAAGCTCGCCGAGGAAATCCCTGTATTCACAAATGCCAGGGCTCATAGATATGATGAAGACGTTCCAATTCTCGTGCCAGAGGTTAACAAAGAGCACTTGGAGATAATTAAGATTCAACAGAGAAATAGGGGATGGAAGGGCTTTATAGTTACGAACCCTAACTGCTCGACGGCGATATTAACGGTTTCTCTAGCTGCAATAAGGGAGTTTGGAATAAGAAAGGTAAGAGTGGCAACTATGCAGGCCATAAGCGGTGCCGGCTTCTCTGGACTTTCAGCATTTGCAATCCATGACAACGTCATCCCCTTTATAAGCGGGGAAGAATGGAAGATAGAAAACGAGAGCAGAAAGATACTTGGCAGGATAAGTGGGGATAAAATAGAGCCGGCCACGTTTGATATATCGGCAATAGCGACGAGAGTTCCTGTTATACACGGACACACAGAGGCAGTCTTTGTAGAATTAGAAAGAGGAAGTGTTGAGGAAATAAGAGAGGCTTTTGAGAGCTTTGACCCCCTTAAGGAATTAAGTCTGCCCTCCTATGCTAAGCCAATAGTTTACTCTGAGGTTCCACAGCCAAGGCTTCACAGGGATAGGGGAAGGGGTCTGACAGTGACGGTGGGAAGGTTGGAGGAGATAAATGGTGGCATTAAGTACGTTGTTCTTGGTCACAATCTTGTTAGAGGAGCTGCTGGAGGGTCAGTTCTGAACGCTGAGCTAGCATATAAGCTAGGCTACCTGTAG
- a CDS encoding phosphoglycerate kinase: MFRLEQFDYSNKTVFLRADLNSPMKEGKIISDARFRAVLPTIKYLLEHGAKVVIGTHQGKPYSEDYATTEEHARVLSELLDMHVEYIEDIFGKYAREKIKSMKPGEVAILENLRFSAEEVKNKPIEECEKTFFVKKLSQVIDLVVNDAFAAAHRSQPSLVGFARVKPMIMGFLMEREIDSLTRAYYSKERPRIYVLGGAKVDDSLRVAENVLKKGKADMILTGGLVANIFVLAKGFDLGRKNVEFLERKGILKYVDWAEKILDEFYPYVRTPVDFAIDYKGERLEVDLLSDERRLFDEYQILDIGSRTVQKYREVLMNAKVIVANGPMGVFEREEFAVGTVGVFKAIAESPAFSVVGGGHSIASIHKYGIEGISHISTGGGAMLTFFAGEKLPVLEAFKISYDKFSSQFS; this comes from the coding sequence ATGTTTCGGCTGGAGCAATTTGACTACTCAAATAAAACAGTTTTTCTTCGTGCTGATCTGAATTCTCCAATGAAAGAAGGTAAGATAATCAGCGATGCTAGGTTTAGGGCTGTCCTTCCGACAATAAAGTATCTCCTCGAGCATGGAGCGAAGGTTGTGATAGGAACTCACCAAGGAAAACCGTACAGTGAAGATTACGCCACAACTGAAGAACACGCGAGGGTTCTATCTGAGCTATTGGATATGCATGTGGAGTACATAGAAGACATCTTCGGAAAGTATGCGAGGGAGAAGATTAAGAGCATGAAGCCAGGAGAAGTTGCAATACTTGAAAACCTTAGGTTCTCAGCGGAAGAAGTTAAGAACAAGCCTATAGAAGAGTGCGAAAAGACCTTCTTTGTGAAGAAGCTTTCCCAAGTAATTGACTTGGTTGTGAATGATGCATTTGCAGCTGCTCACAGATCTCAGCCCTCTTTGGTTGGCTTTGCTAGAGTTAAGCCTATGATAATGGGCTTTCTAATGGAGAGGGAAATAGATTCGCTAACAAGGGCCTACTATAGCAAAGAGAGACCGAGGATTTATGTTCTTGGAGGGGCGAAGGTTGATGATTCTCTTAGGGTCGCCGAGAACGTTCTTAAAAAGGGAAAGGCTGATATGATTCTTACTGGAGGACTTGTAGCAAACATTTTTGTCTTAGCCAAGGGATTTGATTTAGGTAGGAAAAACGTAGAATTCCTAGAAAGGAAAGGAATCCTGAAGTACGTGGATTGGGCCGAAAAAATACTTGATGAGTTTTATCCATACGTGAGAACGCCCGTTGACTTTGCAATTGACTACAAAGGGGAAAGGCTTGAAGTTGATCTCTTAAGCGATGAGAGAAGGCTGTTTGATGAGTATCAAATTCTTGACATAGGCTCAAGAACGGTTCAGAAATATAGAGAGGTTCTAATGAATGCCAAGGTTATAGTTGCAAATGGTCCAATGGGGGTCTTTGAGAGAGAGGAGTTTGCAGTGGGTACTGTTGGAGTATTTAAGGCAATAGCGGAGAGTCCAGCATTTAGTGTTGTTGGAGGGGGGCATTCAATTGCAAGCATTCACAAGTACGGGATTGAGGGGATTAGCCACATCTCTACTGGAGGAGGGGCAATGTTAACGTTCTTTGCCGGAGAAAAGCTACCCGTCCTTGAGGCCTTTAAGATAAGCTATGATAAGTTCTCCTCACAATTTTCCTAA